The following proteins are encoded in a genomic region of alpha proteobacterium U9-1i:
- a CDS encoding hypothetical protein (FIG00902976), producing MRALLIAVAGLVLAGCATQTPYQAAAGADRYGFEEQRIEDNRLRITFRGNSLTDRETVENYMLYRAAELTLERGATYFVVANRDTEERSTLQGVGYQPRMPFAYRYFHPRYGWRYAFARDPFWDEPSSYREVTRYEAIAEIAMFNGQKPEGDPNAFDAQQVMANLQGRIVRPPVTP from the coding sequence ATGCGGGCTCTTTTGATCGCGGTCGCTGGGTTGGTGCTCGCTGGCTGCGCGACGCAGACGCCTTACCAAGCCGCCGCCGGCGCTGATCGGTACGGCTTTGAAGAACAGCGGATCGAGGACAACCGCCTCCGCATAACCTTCCGCGGCAATTCGCTGACGGATCGCGAGACGGTTGAGAATTACATGCTCTACCGCGCCGCCGAACTTACGTTGGAGCGGGGCGCCACCTATTTCGTCGTCGCGAACCGCGACACCGAGGAGCGCTCCACGCTGCAGGGCGTCGGCTATCAGCCGCGGATGCCGTTCGCCTATCGCTATTTCCACCCGCGCTACGGTTGGCGCTACGCCTTCGCGCGCGATCCTTTCTGGGATGAGCCAAGCTCGTACCGCGAAGTCACACGCTACGAAGCGATCGCCGAGATCGCGATGTTCAACGGCCAAAAGCCAGAGGGCGATCCGAACGCCTTCGACGCGCAGCAAGTGATGGCGAACCTGCAAGGACGCATCGTTCGCCCGCCGGTCACGCCCTAA
- a CDS encoding usg protein: MLAALKHKRAPLLGGCMREDQGADDLSLRLKGWRLATAEVLYYMPDHPALLQSFVWQTLDLAPRYPRIHQFLDYWRREIEAVIHSVRLATGETLAPPRIEAADYYLHH; the protein is encoded by the coding sequence ATGCTGGCGGCGTTGAAGCACAAGCGCGCGCCTTTGCTTGGAGGCTGCATGCGCGAAGACCAAGGCGCGGACGACTTATCTTTGCGTCTGAAGGGTTGGCGGCTCGCCACGGCGGAAGTGCTCTATTACATGCCGGACCACCCCGCTTTGCTGCAGAGCTTCGTTTGGCAAACGTTGGATTTGGCCCCGCGCTACCCGCGCATTCATCAATTCTTGGACTACTGGCGCCGCGAAATAGAAGCGGTGATCCATTCGGTGCGGCTCGCCACCGGCGAAACGCTCGCGCCGCCGCGCATCGAAGCGGCTGACTACTACCTGCATCATTAG
- a CDS encoding membrane protein hemolysin III homolog (COG1272) — MTLPSVLTADEEELVDHYPNKAEHTADGIVHGVGILAALIGGGLLVAVALVNRGVPMATASAIYAMCLMAMLIASAVYNFSKPTAARRVLRRLDEAAIFLMIAGSYTPFTVKLLPPDFALWVTCAIWAAALAGAAGKVFWTSLSDRAWCLIYLAFGWLAVLVLGPAVPTLPPLATAMLVVAGITYSGGVLLYLNHAIPFRRALWHTCVILGASGHYAAVMIGLVLPS, encoded by the coding sequence ATGACGCTGCCGAGCGTGCTTACCGCGGACGAGGAAGAACTCGTCGACCACTATCCGAACAAGGCGGAACACACCGCCGACGGTATCGTGCACGGCGTAGGCATACTCGCGGCTCTAATCGGTGGCGGCCTCCTTGTTGCGGTTGCCTTGGTTAATCGTGGCGTTCCCATGGCGACGGCCAGCGCCATTTACGCGATGTGCCTCATGGCGATGTTGATCGCCTCCGCCGTCTACAATTTCTCGAAGCCGACCGCCGCGCGACGCGTCCTGCGCCGCCTGGATGAAGCCGCCATCTTCTTGATGATCGCCGGGTCATACACGCCGTTTACGGTGAAGCTGCTCCCGCCGGACTTCGCGCTCTGGGTCACCTGCGCAATCTGGGCCGCAGCCCTAGCCGGCGCGGCCGGCAAGGTGTTTTGGACGAGCCTATCCGATCGGGCTTGGTGCCTGATCTATCTGGCATTCGGCTGGCTGGCGGTTTTGGTGCTCGGCCCGGCAGTGCCGACCTTGCCGCCGCTAGCAACCGCCATGCTCGTCGTTGCCGGGATCACCTATTCCGGCGGTGTATTGCTCTACCTCAACCATGCGATCCCGTTTCGCCGTGCGCTGTGGCACACATGCGTGATCCTAGGCGCCAGCGGCCATTACGCCGCCGTGATGATTGGCTTGGTGCTGCCGAGTTAA
- a CDS encoding argininosuccinate synthase, with amino-acid sequence MADVKKVVLAYSGGLDTSIILKWLQETYNCEIVTFTADLGQGEELAPAREKAINLGVKPENIFIDDLREEFVRDFVFPMFRANTLYEGQYLLGTSIARPLIAKRQIEIANLVGADAVCHGATGKGNDQVRFEVSYYGLKPDVKVIAPWREWSFQGRPDLIAYAKKHNIPIAKGKEQDAPFSIDANLLHTSSEGLVLEDPDVETPDIVTKRADRRTITPEEAPDQAEVVSISFERGDPVAVNGKKLKAHELLAELNRLGAKHGVGGLDLVENRYVGMKSRGFYETPGGTILWYAHRAIESITLDRGAMHLKDELMPKYASIIYNGFWWTPERKMLQAAIDASQDSVTGDVKLKLYKGGVRTVGRASPYSLYSKKLVGFDEAGGYDQTDAEGFIKLNALRLRILAERDKKLGKNE; translated from the coding sequence ATGGCCGACGTCAAAAAAGTAGTGCTCGCCTATTCCGGCGGGCTCGACACCTCGATCATCCTGAAATGGCTTCAGGAGACCTACAATTGCGAGATTGTGACGTTCACGGCCGATCTCGGCCAAGGCGAGGAGTTGGCGCCGGCGCGTGAGAAGGCGATCAATCTCGGCGTGAAGCCGGAGAACATTTTCATCGACGATCTGCGCGAGGAATTCGTCCGCGATTTCGTGTTCCCGATGTTCCGCGCCAACACGTTGTACGAAGGCCAGTATCTGCTCGGCACCTCGATCGCGCGGCCTTTGATCGCCAAGCGGCAGATCGAGATCGCCAACCTCGTTGGCGCCGACGCCGTATGTCATGGCGCGACCGGCAAGGGCAACGATCAGGTGCGCTTCGAGGTGTCGTATTACGGCCTGAAGCCGGACGTGAAAGTGATCGCGCCGTGGCGCGAGTGGAGCTTCCAGGGCCGGCCCGATCTGATCGCTTACGCGAAGAAGCACAACATCCCGATCGCCAAGGGCAAGGAACAAGACGCGCCGTTCTCGATCGACGCGAACCTGCTGCACACGTCGAGCGAAGGCCTCGTGCTGGAAGATCCCGATGTCGAAACGCCGGACATCGTGACGAAGCGCGCCGACCGCCGCACGATTACGCCGGAAGAAGCGCCGGATCAGGCGGAGGTTGTTTCGATCTCGTTCGAGCGCGGCGATCCTGTCGCGGTGAACGGCAAGAAGCTGAAAGCGCACGAGCTGCTCGCGGAACTCAATCGCCTCGGCGCGAAGCACGGCGTCGGCGGGCTCGATCTGGTCGAGAACCGTTATGTCGGCATGAAGTCGCGCGGCTTCTACGAAACGCCGGGCGGCACGATCCTGTGGTACGCGCACCGCGCCATCGAGAGCATCACGCTCGATCGCGGCGCGATGCACTTGAAGGACGAGCTGATGCCGAAATATGCGAGCATCATCTATAACGGCTTCTGGTGGACGCCCGAGCGAAAGATGCTGCAAGCCGCGATTGATGCTTCGCAAGATAGCGTCACCGGCGATGTGAAGCTGAAGCTCTACAAAGGCGGCGTCCGCACGGTCGGCCGCGCGTCGCCGTATTCGCTCTATTCGAAAAAGCTCGTCGGCTTCGACGAAGCCGGCGGCTACGACCAAACCGACGCGGAAGGCTTCATCAAGCTCAACGCGCTGCGCCTGCGCATTCTGGCGGAGCGGGATAAGAAGCTGGGCAAGAACGAGTAG
- a CDS encoding kup system potassium uptake protein → MAQAPAEAPQTKDAASPGQARAPQTGAHAGFWALVIGSIGVVYGDIGTSPLYAFKESILHVMQGGALERHEVLGVVSLIFWALMIVVTLKYVIFVMQMDNKGEGGTLSLMALAQRALGKRTPLLFLVGVIGASMFYGDALITPAISVLSAVEGLKAVPAIDQYISSEAVVAIGVVILIGLFAVQSRGTGVMGKFFGPITAIWFVVMGALGAVNLMADPAVLQALSPTYAINFALSHGFLTFVVLGSVFLAVTGAEALYADMGHFGRRPIRFAWAALVLPALTLNYLGQGALVLGQLNEINLGYAAAQVAGEAFEFNPFFLMAPDAFRLPLVILATAATVIASQAVISGAFSLTQQAIQLGLLPRMEIRRTSETQAGQIYMPQLNWILLAGVLALTLAFNSSTRLAAAYGISITAEMLMSTCMMFIVIWKLWKRPLWLAIIIVTPFAIIEMIFLASNLQRVLSGGFVPILLALGLLVVIWTWVRGSRILSETVRRDEPLAKLFETLSVHPPHRVRGAAIFLTGDPDVAPAALMHNLKHNQVLHEQIIILTVKTLSVPRAKDSERVKVEDFLPDVKRVTLTFGFMETPNVVKALTEARKHGLKFDIMKTSFFLSRRSIVPSEKSGMPLWQDHLFIFLARNATNATDFFHIPSGRAVELGNQVMV, encoded by the coding sequence ATGGCGCAGGCACCGGCCGAGGCGCCGCAAACAAAAGACGCCGCCAGCCCCGGCCAAGCCCGCGCCCCGCAAACCGGGGCGCACGCGGGATTCTGGGCGCTAGTGATCGGATCGATCGGCGTTGTCTACGGCGATATCGGCACAAGCCCGCTCTACGCGTTTAAAGAGAGCATCCTGCACGTCATGCAGGGCGGCGCGCTGGAACGGCACGAAGTTTTGGGCGTCGTCTCGCTCATCTTCTGGGCGCTGATGATCGTGGTGACGTTGAAATACGTCATCTTCGTTATGCAGATGGACAACAAGGGCGAGGGCGGGACGCTTTCGCTGATGGCGCTGGCACAACGCGCGCTCGGCAAACGAACACCTCTGTTGTTTCTGGTGGGCGTAATCGGCGCCTCGATGTTTTACGGCGACGCGCTGATTACGCCAGCGATCTCCGTGCTCTCGGCTGTCGAGGGATTGAAGGCGGTTCCGGCGATAGACCAATACATTAGCAGTGAAGCGGTGGTCGCGATTGGCGTCGTCATTCTGATCGGCCTGTTCGCCGTTCAGTCGCGCGGCACCGGCGTAATGGGCAAGTTCTTCGGTCCGATCACGGCGATCTGGTTCGTGGTGATGGGCGCGCTTGGCGCGGTCAATCTGATGGCGGACCCTGCTGTGCTTCAGGCATTGTCGCCAACCTACGCGATCAATTTCGCTCTATCGCACGGCTTCCTCACGTTCGTGGTGCTGGGGTCGGTGTTCCTCGCCGTGACGGGCGCGGAAGCGCTCTACGCCGACATGGGGCATTTTGGCCGCCGTCCCATCCGGTTCGCGTGGGCGGCGCTGGTGCTGCCGGCGTTGACGCTGAACTATCTCGGTCAGGGCGCGCTGGTTCTCGGCCAGCTGAACGAGATCAATCTCGGTTATGCCGCCGCGCAGGTCGCGGGCGAGGCGTTCGAGTTCAATCCGTTCTTCCTTATGGCGCCAGATGCCTTCCGCTTGCCGCTGGTTATCCTCGCGACTGCGGCGACGGTGATCGCGAGCCAGGCCGTTATCTCCGGCGCGTTTTCGCTCACGCAGCAGGCCATTCAGCTTGGGCTCTTGCCGCGGATGGAAATCCGCCGCACGTCGGAGACGCAAGCGGGGCAGATTTATATGCCGCAGCTGAATTGGATATTGTTGGCGGGCGTGCTGGCGCTGACGTTGGCGTTCAATTCGTCCACGCGCCTCGCGGCCGCCTATGGCATCTCGATCACAGCCGAAATGCTGATGAGCACCTGCATGATGTTCATCGTCATCTGGAAACTTTGGAAGCGGCCGTTGTGGCTGGCGATCATCATCGTCACGCCGTTCGCCATCATCGAGATGATCTTCCTCGCCTCGAATTTGCAGCGCGTACTCTCTGGCGGTTTTGTGCCGATCTTGCTGGCGCTCGGCTTGTTGGTGGTGATTTGGACTTGGGTGCGCGGGTCGCGGATTTTGTCCGAAACGGTGCGCCGCGACGAGCCGTTGGCGAAATTGTTCGAGACGCTCTCGGTGCACCCGCCGCACCGCGTGCGTGGCGCGGCGATCTTCCTGACGGGCGATCCCGACGTCGCGCCGGCGGCGCTGATGCATAATCTGAAGCACAATCAGGTGCTGCATGAGCAAATCATCATCCTCACCGTCAAAACGCTCAGCGTGCCGCGCGCGAAGGATAGCGAGCGCGTGAAGGTTGAGGATTTTCTGCCAGATGTGAAACGCGTGACGCTCACGTTCGGGTTCATGGAAACGCCGAACGTCGTCAAAGCGCTCACCGAAGCGCGCAAGCATGGGCTGAAGTTCGACATTATGAAAACGAGCTTCTTCTTGAGCCGCCGCTCGATTGTGCCGAGCGAAAAGAGCGGTATGCCGCTCTGGCAGGATCACCTCTTCATCTTCCTCGCCCGCAACGCGACCAACGCCACGGACTTCTTCCACATCCCGTCTGGGCGCGCGGTGGAGCTGGGCAACCAGGTGATGGTGTAG
- a CDS encoding probable protease htpX homolog has protein sequence MNQTKTFLLLAAMTALFGAVGYMVGGAGGMIVALGIAAAMNLFAYWNADKMVLQHFRAQEVDPRHPDPRVHAYLEDTLTMAREAQLPAPKVYIIDNPQPNAFATGRNPANAAVAATTGLLSLLSRDEIRGVMAHELAHVKNRDTLTMTVTATIAGAIGMLANFAMFFGARDSEGRPNLIGGLLIMILAPLAASLVQMAISRAREYEADRMGAEIGGDPEALARALQKIEAYAKQRVNVDAERNPAMAHLFIINPLAGRGADNLFSTHPATQNRIAQLMDLARRFGRPAPRPAQEAINAGPWGPRDNVRRGPWG, from the coding sequence ATGAACCAGACCAAGACGTTCCTTCTCCTAGCCGCCATGACGGCGCTCTTCGGCGCCGTCGGCTACATGGTCGGCGGCGCCGGCGGCATGATCGTGGCGCTGGGAATTGCTGCGGCGATGAACCTGTTCGCCTATTGGAACGCCGACAAAATGGTGTTGCAGCACTTCCGCGCCCAGGAAGTGGACCCGCGTCATCCCGATCCGCGCGTGCACGCCTATCTCGAAGACACGCTCACCATGGCGCGTGAAGCCCAGCTGCCGGCGCCGAAAGTCTACATCATCGACAATCCGCAACCGAACGCCTTCGCCACCGGCCGCAATCCGGCAAACGCCGCCGTAGCCGCGACCACTGGCCTGCTCTCGCTGCTCTCACGCGATGAAATTCGCGGCGTCATGGCGCACGAGCTCGCGCACGTGAAAAACCGCGACACGCTGACGATGACCGTCACCGCCACCATCGCCGGCGCCATCGGCATGCTAGCGAATTTCGCGATGTTCTTCGGCGCACGCGACAGCGAAGGTCGCCCAAATCTGATCGGCGGCTTGCTGATTATGATCCTCGCGCCGCTGGCCGCGTCGCTCGTGCAAATGGCCATCAGCCGCGCACGCGAGTACGAAGCAGACCGCATGGGCGCCGAGATCGGTGGCGATCCCGAAGCGCTCGCACGGGCTTTGCAGAAGATAGAAGCCTACGCGAAGCAGCGTGTGAACGTCGACGCCGAACGCAACCCGGCGATGGCGCACCTTTTTATCATCAACCCGCTCGCCGGCCGCGGCGCCGACAATCTGTTTTCCACGCACCCGGCGACGCAGAACCGGATCGCGCAACTTATGGACCTGGCGCGCCGCTTCGGCCGCCCCGCGCCGCGTCCGGCACAGGAGGCGATCAATGCCGGGCCATGGGGTCCACGCGACAATGTTCGGCGGGGGCCGTGGGGCTGA
- a CDS encoding outer membrane protein assembly factor YaeT precursor: MTRSIPILPAALGAMLAAAAAPNAAWAETPVVIDGVNKETREAILDLLPDRDAPESLFDAERIAEEAAARATAWLRSEGYYASEVIPEATETPPSARLVIRPGDRFRFSAPTLVYEGDQPTSETQALAARAIAPVAAEAPARAAAVLQAEADALAALANNGYAEAAAGRRSVVVDHATQRVDVGFTLAAGQRVRLGEIRTEPAGVFRSGFLRRLRNWSEGETYSPDRLAQLRRDLSSTGAVSRVNTRLEPANAEGVSNVVLDIEPAKRNAYELGIGYSTTEGVGVEGEWTRRNFSGRADSLTLSATAGELTQSLGIELLRPHASGLQRAQRFFATAQREDSVAFTQNSIAIGGAVESAPRMRFGLSYGASLAANQYENVGGGGVENAVILSSFGNLRRDTTDVPLDPRNGAIAEFRAEPSVSTGDATLGFIRTTAEGRIYESFGRRDQLTLAARARGGWIEAIAGSAEDVPPDRRFYAGGGGSVRGYEYNSIFPERRERLALAPGGQGLLEGSLEARWRSEGPYGAALFIDGGNAFDDWGNAADLRFGAGVGFRYDLGFAPLRIDLAFPLDRREDTPNYALYISLGQAF; this comes from the coding sequence GTGACGCGTTCAATCCCCATCCTGCCCGCCGCTCTCGGCGCGATGCTGGCCGCCGCCGCCGCACCAAACGCGGCGTGGGCGGAAACGCCCGTCGTGATCGATGGCGTGAACAAGGAAACGCGCGAAGCCATCCTAGATCTCCTGCCCGATCGCGATGCGCCAGAAAGTTTGTTCGACGCCGAACGCATCGCCGAAGAGGCCGCTGCACGCGCAACGGCGTGGCTGCGCTCGGAGGGCTATTACGCGTCGGAAGTGATCCCGGAAGCGACGGAAACACCGCCTTCGGCGCGGCTCGTCATTCGTCCCGGAGACCGCTTCCGTTTCAGCGCGCCAACGCTTGTCTATGAAGGCGATCAACCCACCAGCGAAACACAAGCGCTCGCCGCGCGCGCTATCGCGCCTGTGGCCGCCGAAGCGCCCGCGCGCGCCGCCGCGGTGCTGCAAGCTGAGGCCGACGCACTCGCCGCACTCGCCAACAATGGTTACGCGGAAGCCGCCGCAGGTCGCCGCAGCGTTGTCGTCGATCACGCGACGCAACGCGTGGATGTCGGCTTTACCCTCGCCGCCGGTCAACGCGTGCGCCTTGGCGAAATCCGCACCGAACCCGCCGGCGTTTTCCGCTCCGGCTTTCTGCGTCGGCTGCGCAATTGGAGCGAGGGCGAAACCTACTCGCCCGATCGCCTCGCTCAATTGCGTCGCGACCTGAGTTCCACGGGCGCGGTGTCGCGCGTTAACACACGACTTGAGCCCGCGAACGCCGAAGGCGTCAGCAACGTCGTGCTTGATATCGAGCCTGCGAAGCGCAACGCCTACGAGCTCGGCATCGGCTATTCCACAACCGAAGGCGTCGGCGTCGAAGGCGAATGGACGCGCCGCAACTTCAGCGGCCGGGCGGACTCGCTTACGCTCTCCGCAACGGCTGGCGAACTGACGCAAAGCCTGGGCATCGAATTGCTGCGCCCTCATGCTTCGGGCCTACAACGCGCCCAACGCTTCTTCGCCACCGCGCAACGCGAAGATTCCGTCGCGTTCACACAAAATAGCATCGCTATTGGTGGCGCGGTGGAATCCGCGCCGCGCATGCGCTTTGGCTTAAGTTACGGCGCCTCTCTAGCGGCAAATCAATACGAAAACGTGGGCGGCGGCGGCGTTGAGAACGCCGTCATCCTGTCGAGCTTCGGCAATCTGCGCCGTGACACCACCGACGTTCCGCTCGACCCACGCAACGGCGCGATCGCCGAGTTTCGCGCTGAACCTTCGGTGTCGACAGGCGACGCAACGCTCGGCTTTATCCGCACAACCGCTGAAGGCCGTATCTATGAAAGCTTCGGCCGGCGCGATCAGCTGACGCTCGCGGCGCGCGCGCGCGGCGGCTGGATCGAGGCGATCGCCGGCAGCGCCGAAGACGTGCCGCCGGACCGTCGATTCTACGCGGGCGGCGGCGGTTCCGTGCGCGGCTACGAATACAATTCGATTTTTCCCGAACGCCGCGAACGGCTCGCTCTCGCGCCCGGCGGTCAAGGCTTGCTGGAAGGCTCGCTTGAGGCGCGATGGCGTTCCGAAGGCCCCTATGGCGCGGCACTGTTCATCGATGGTGGCAACGCCTTTGATGATTGGGGCAACGCCGCCGACCTCCGCTTCGGAGCAGGTGTCGGCTTTCGTTACGACCTTGGCTTCGCGCCGCTTCGCATCGATCTTGCCTTCCCGCTCGATCGCCGCGAGGACACGCCAAACTACGCGCTCTACATCAGCCTCGGTCAGGCGTTCTGA
- a CDS encoding GTP-binding protein Obg: MKFLDQTKIYLRAGNGGAGAVSFRREKFIEYGGPDGGDGGKGGDIWIETATGLNTLIDFRFQQHFKGATGGHGMGQNRHGADGKSIVLKVPVGTQVYEEDNETLLLDLSQPGQRVLLAKGGNGGFGNTYFKSSVNRAPYHANPGLEGEERTVWLRLKLIADAGLIGMPNAGKSTFLRAVSGATPKVADYPFTTLHPHLGVVTISESERFVLADIPGLIEGAADGAGLGTRFLGHVERCAALVHLIDATQESATEAYRTVRRELEAYGGGLIDKPEIVALNKTDAMTPAEANRKRAALARAIGKEVRLVSGVSGAGVRELTNEIAKLVRQQRGEVAAEAEADEAPGDSGWSP, encoded by the coding sequence ATGAAGTTCCTCGACCAGACCAAGATTTACCTCCGTGCCGGCAACGGCGGCGCTGGCGCAGTCTCGTTCCGGCGCGAGAAGTTCATTGAGTATGGCGGCCCCGATGGCGGCGACGGCGGCAAAGGCGGCGACATCTGGATCGAAACCGCGACCGGCCTCAACACACTGATCGACTTCCGCTTCCAACAGCACTTCAAGGGCGCGACTGGCGGTCACGGCATGGGCCAAAATCGCCACGGCGCTGACGGCAAGTCGATCGTGCTGAAAGTGCCGGTCGGCACGCAGGTCTATGAGGAAGACAACGAGACCTTGCTTCTCGACCTGTCCCAGCCGGGCCAACGCGTCCTGCTCGCGAAAGGCGGCAATGGCGGTTTCGGCAACACCTATTTCAAATCGTCGGTGAACCGTGCGCCCTATCACGCCAATCCCGGGCTTGAAGGCGAAGAGCGCACGGTGTGGCTGCGCCTAAAATTGATTGCCGACGCTGGGCTCATCGGCATGCCCAACGCCGGCAAGTCGACATTCTTGCGTGCGGTAAGCGGCGCGACGCCAAAGGTCGCGGATTATCCGTTTACAACGCTCCACCCGCATCTGGGTGTCGTGACAATCAGCGAAAGCGAACGCTTCGTGCTGGCCGACATTCCAGGCCTGATCGAAGGCGCAGCCGACGGCGCTGGCCTCGGCACGCGCTTCCTCGGCCACGTCGAACGGTGCGCAGCACTTGTCCATTTGATCGACGCGACGCAGGAGAGCGCAACAGAAGCCTACCGAACAGTGCGCCGCGAACTCGAAGCCTATGGCGGCGGGCTGATCGACAAACCCGAGATCGTCGCGCTCAACAAAACCGACGCGATGACGCCGGCTGAGGCCAATCGCAAACGCGCCGCACTTGCGCGCGCAATCGGCAAAGAGGTGCGCCTTGTCTCGGGCGTCTCCGGCGCGGGCGTACGTGAGCTTACCAACGAGATCGCCAAGCTCGTCCGCCAGCAACGCGGGGAAGTTGCCGCCGAAGCCGAGGCAGACGAGGCGCCCGGCGATAGCGGCTGGTCGCCGTGA